The following proteins are co-located in the Microbacterium immunditiarum genome:
- a CDS encoding riboflavin synthase, with product MFTGIVEEMGAVTAVEPSGDGERITVRAPKVVADAAHGDSISVSGVCLTVVDQGDDWFTADVMKQTLDMSTLAGIEPGRAVNLERATPAHGRLGGHIVQGHIDGTGTVLQVRPGDQWRVVRISLPRELAPLVVDKGSIAVDGVSLTVSAASPAPQPSVAEPAEAWFEVSLIPETLEATTLGAREPGDRVNLETDILARHVQRLLAFTPAAAAVATEGGFR from the coding sequence ATGTTCACCGGCATCGTCGAAGAGATGGGCGCCGTCACGGCTGTCGAGCCGTCGGGAGACGGCGAGCGCATCACCGTTCGCGCGCCGAAGGTCGTGGCGGATGCCGCGCACGGCGACTCGATCTCCGTCAGCGGCGTGTGCCTCACAGTCGTCGACCAAGGCGACGACTGGTTCACGGCCGACGTCATGAAGCAGACCCTCGACATGTCCACGCTCGCGGGCATCGAGCCCGGCCGCGCCGTCAACCTCGAGCGCGCGACGCCCGCGCACGGGCGCCTGGGCGGACACATCGTGCAGGGCCACATCGACGGCACCGGCACCGTGCTCCAGGTGCGTCCCGGCGACCAGTGGCGGGTCGTGCGGATCAGTCTTCCGCGCGAGCTGGCGCCGCTCGTCGTCGACAAGGGCTCGATCGCGGTCGACGGCGTCTCCCTCACGGTGAGCGCGGCGAGCCCCGCTCCCCAGCCGTCGGTCGCTGAGCCTGCCGAAGCGTGGTTCGAGGTCTCGCTCATCCCCGAGACGCTCGAGGCGACGACGCTCGGCGCGCGCGAGCCCGGCGACCGCGTGAACCTCGAGACCGACATCCTGGCGCGCCACGTGCAGCGCCTCCTCGCTTTCACTCCGGCGGCCGCGGCCGTCGCCACAGAAGGAGGCTTCCGATGA